The region TATGATGGATTAAAATGCGCCAGTCGCTCATGCCGATCGCTTTCGCTGCCATAATGTATTCTTCTTGCTTAATGCTTAGCACGCGAGAACGGATGAGCCGCCCAAAGTTCGGTACATTAATTACAGCGATGGCGATGAGGGCATTTTGCAAAGACGGCCCAAGCACCGCGACGATGCCGATCGCCAATAAAATGCTCGGAAACGCCAGCATAATGTCAAACAAACGCGAAATCACCCCATCAATCCAGCGCCCATAGTAGCCGGCGATAATGCCAAGCAGCGAACCGACCATGACCGAGCCGAGCACGGAAAAAAATCCGACCCACAGGGAAATGCGGGCTCCATATATCACGCGAGAAAAAATGTCGCGGCCAAAATCATCGGTGCCGAACCAATGCTCGCTAGAAGGCGGCTGCAACCGCTCGGCTAACTGTTGGTCTTTATAATCATACGGCGCCAGCCACGGCGCCAAGATGGCGACAAGGATAAAAAACAAAACGATCCCAGCACCGACCAAGGCGATTTTATTTTTTCGAAACCGCCGCCATGCTTCTTTCCATAAAGAAACCGATTCCGTCTCCCTAATCGCCGCTGGCGGTGTTGCCGGCGTGCGCGCTAGTTCAGCCATAGGCGCCCTCCCCCCTTAATTGTACTTAATGCGCGGATCAATGATCGCATAAAGTAAATCAACGATCAAATTAATAAAAATAAAAATGGTGGCAATGATCAAAATGCCCGATTGGATCACCGGATAATCCCGATACCCGATTGCATCATAAATATAGCGTCCGATGCCGGGCCAGCTGAAAATCGTTTCCGTCAAAATCGCACCGCCAAGCAGCAGTCCTGTTTGCAGTCCAATGACCGTCAACACGGGAATAATGGCGTTTTTCAACGAATGCTTGTACACGACCCAAAACATGCTTAACCCTTTCGCGCGAGCAGTGCGAATGTAGTCGGATTTCATCACTTCCAACATGCTCGAACGCGTCATGCGAGCAATAATCGCCATCGGGATCGTCGCCAGCGCCATGCTCGGCAAGACAAGATGTTGCACAACTTGCCAAAACTGATCGGTATTCCCGGACAGAAGTGTATCGATCAGATAAAGATGAGTGATCGGTTCAATCGGGTTGCGCACATCTTCCCGCCCTGATGTCGGAAGCCAATCAAGTTCAATCGAAAACAGCCACTGCTCCATTAAGCCAAGCCAAAAGATCGGCATCGATACTCCAATGAGCGCCAGCACCATCGCAATATAGTCAAACCATGAATTTTGAAACCACGCGCTGATAATGCCGGCGTTCACGCCAATGACCACGGCGATCAGCATCGCCACCAGCGACAGCTCGATCGTGGCCGCCAAATATGGCCAAATTTCTTCAGCGATGGGGGCGCCGGT is a window of Geobacillus kaustophilus DNA encoding:
- the nikC gene encoding nickel transporter permease, with amino-acid sequence MAELARTPATPPAAIRETESVSLWKEAWRRFRKNKIALVGAGIVLFFILVAILAPWLAPYDYKDQQLAERLQPPSSEHWFGTDDFGRDIFSRVIYGARISLWVGFFSVLGSVMVGSLLGIIAGYYGRWIDGVISRLFDIMLAFPSILLAIGIVAVLGPSLQNALIAIAVINVPNFGRLIRSRVLSIKQEEYIMAAKAIGMSDWRILIHHILPNSLAPIIVQGTLAIATAIIEAAALGFLGLGAQPPNPEWGKMLSDAKDFLTQAPWTMIFPGLAIMLTVLGFNLMGDGLRDALDPRMKN
- a CDS encoding ABC transporter permease; translated protein: MLSYAVRRVLMVIPVLFGMSLVVFFMIRAIPGNPAQVILGQKATKEAVAALTHKLGLDQPWYVQYMKYIGGLLHGDLGESIRTGAPIAEEIWPYLAATIELSLVAMLIAVVIGVNAGIISAWFQNSWFDYIAMVLALIGVSMPIFWLGLMEQWLFSIELDWLPTSGREDVRNPIEPITHLYLIDTLLSGNTDQFWQVVQHLVLPSMALATIPMAIIARMTRSSMLEVMKSDYIRTARAKGLSMFWVVYKHSLKNAIIPVLTVIGLQTGLLLGGAILTETIFSWPGIGRYIYDAIGYRDYPVIQSGILIIATIFIFINLIVDLLYAIIDPRIKYN